GGGATCCAGGAGAGAAATTATACCTCCTTGGGGGAGATCTAGGTCTTAAGGGCAAGCAGTTGTCAGTCCTTGCTTGCACAGGCGCTCAGGGTGAAGGAGGCACAGGACAACACATGATGTTTCAGAGAAAGTATCTccagtaaacacacaaacacagacacaggGTAGTCATATCAAGGGAATAATAAGTCATTTACTTTATCTAGAATTGAGGTTTCTTAGCACTATCTTTGGAGAAACAATGGGAGATAAGATTGCAAAAGTAGATTGGGGGCTTATTTAAGAGGAACTTAGAGTATGCAATTGGTTATGATATAAGAGGCACTACCGAGGTAAAGATGTTCATGATAGTTTACCATAGTCATTGCTGCCCTAGGGAATCTAAACTAACCAAAACACCCACCATCTCTTCTCacatatgattttattatttaaaatggttACATACCATTTTATATGGATGTACCAATGTACATGTAATTAATTTTCTGTTGTTGGACCTGCAGATTGTTTCTAATATTCTGTCATTGCAAtaacattattatattttttgctaAATATGATCATTTTTACATTACTTCTATAGGCTAGACTCTTGGATATTAAACTGATGGGATAAAGTAATTTAAGATTGCTGACCATATTTTAAGATTAATCTGTTTAAGCATTTGCAAAAATGTACAGAAACTTACAGTACTACCTAATCTTTTAAATGTAGTAGTCTGTATGCCTTTTAGTTTTTGCCTCTGATTTCCTTACAGGTGATCTAAGACTGATAAATTTTACTTTAGGAAAActactacttaaaaataaaacatcttagtCTCAATAAAAAAGACTTTGATCAGCTTGACTAAGTATTTAGAAAGCACACTGGGTTGAGCAAAACTTTCTATGTAATAAATAATGAAGGTAACAAAAGATCATATTGGATGACTAGTCTGTAATTGCCTCAAGGAAAGCATTCAATGAAACAAGTTATTTTGGTTACTTTCTGAAGTAGCCAACACAATAGGGCAAGTGGAGGAAATGTCCCATGAACATGATAAAAGGAGAACTTGAAAACCTAACGTGTAAACTTGGAGAAATGAcaatattagaaaacaaaaccaacaaaagaacccctacccccacctccaGAATGACCTGAGATGCATGAAAGACAAACATTTCACCCGAGTTGGAGTTTTACTAAGTCAGCAACAGAGTAGCATGTCTGACCTTCACCATGATTAACAAGCACTTCTTTGAAATTGTGTTGGTGGGGCTGGCCTCTTCCACTATCTTCTCTCTAGAATTGAAATTGGTTCTCTTTCAGCAGAGAAGAGTGAACAGAGAGAGTATAAAACTTTTGAATGAATTGCAGACCTCATCAATTCAGCAGTGTCTACCACACAGGAAAAACTTCCTGCTCCCTGAGAAGCCAGTGAGTCCTCAGCAGTACCAAGAAGGACATGCACTGGCCCTGCTCCATGAGACACTTCAGCAGATCTTCAACCTCTTCAGGGCAAATATTTCACTGGATGGTTGGGAGGAAAGCCACGTGGAGAAGTTTCTCATTGAACTTCATCACCAGCTGGAATACCTAGAAGCTCTCATGGGACTGGAAGCAGAGCAGAGGAGTGGGACCGTGGGTATTGAGGAACTCAGGTTACAGGTTAAAATGTACTTCCGAAGGATCCATGATTACCTGGAAAACCAGGAATACAGCAGCTGTGCCAGGACCATCGTCCAAGTCGAAATCAATCGGTGTCTGTTGTTTGTGTTCAGACTCACAGAAAAGCTGAGCAAACAAGGAATGAACCCTTGAATGATAAGGAACAAGAGCCCACCACAGACTTTAAAAGCAGCCAGGGTAGCTGGAAGGGCTAGAGGACTTCTCCAGATACTATTATTTCTGTTTGTTGTAAAATGGTTAGTATTGTTTTGATTTCgtgtatatgtatttatctgTTTTAACATTGTGCATATTCACcacaaattgttttcttttataatattgctCTATATTTCCTATCCATTTTAGTTGTTCATAAGTCGAAgtaaattcattaaatattttataactggTTCTTCAAATGTATGTATGTTTACAAAGTATGGCTGGGTTGATATAATGAGATATGCCTGTAATGTTATCATACTTTCTTTAACATAGAACTCCATTCCAATGATTTTATTTGCTAGAAATTGGTATAGACAATGAGAAATACTAGGAAT
This region of Nycticebus coucang isolate mNycCou1 chromosome 2, mNycCou1.pri, whole genome shotgun sequence genomic DNA includes:
- the IFNE gene encoding interferon epsilon; the encoded protein is MINKHFFEIVLVGLASSTIFSLELKLVLFQQRRVNRESIKLLNELQTSSIQQCLPHRKNFLLPEKPVSPQQYQEGHALALLHETLQQIFNLFRANISLDGWEESHVEKFLIELHHQLEYLEALMGLEAEQRSGTVGIEELRLQVKMYFRRIHDYLENQEYSSCARTIVQVEINRCLLFVFRLTEKLSKQGMNP